Proteins encoded within one genomic window of Prauserella marina:
- the sdhA gene encoding succinate dehydrogenase flavoprotein subunit produces the protein MQFHKYDVVIVGAGGAGMRAAIESGQRARTAVLTKLYPTRSHTGAAQGGMCAALANVEEDNWEWHTFDTVKGGDYLTDQDAAEIMAKEAIDAVLDLEKMGLPFNRTPEGKIDQRRFGGHTRDHGKAAVRRACYAADRTGHMILQTLYQNCVKHGIEFFNEFYVLDISITETADGPVASGAVAYELATGEIHVFQAKSIVFATGGFGKVFKTTSNAHTLTGDGMGIYARKGLPLEDMEFYQFHPTGLAGLGILLTEGARGEGAILRNESGERFMERYAPTIKDLAPRDIVARSMVLEVLEGRGAGPNKDYVYLDCTHLGAEVLETKLPDITEFARTYLGVDPVEEPVPVYPTAHYAMGGIPTNVHGEALRDNDNVIPGLYAAGEVACVSVHGANRLGTNSLLDINVFGRRAGIAAAEYAATREHVELPEDPAKLVEGMVDHLRTAHGGERVADLRTELQRTMDENAAVYRTEDTLKQALTDVQALKERYGRIAVQDKGLRYNTDLLEAIELGFLLDLAEVLVNAALARKESRGGHAREDYPNRDDVNFMRHSMSYKQLPEKEDPDAPLGLTGFTADLRLDYKPVTFTRYEPMERKY, from the coding sequence ATGCAGTTTCACAAATACGACGTGGTGATCGTCGGAGCAGGCGGCGCAGGCATGCGCGCGGCCATCGAGTCCGGTCAGCGCGCCCGCACGGCGGTACTCACCAAGCTCTACCCCACGCGTTCGCACACCGGCGCCGCACAGGGCGGCATGTGTGCCGCACTGGCCAACGTCGAGGAAGACAACTGGGAGTGGCACACCTTCGACACCGTCAAGGGTGGTGACTACCTCACCGACCAGGACGCGGCGGAGATCATGGCCAAGGAGGCCATCGACGCGGTGCTCGACCTGGAGAAGATGGGGCTGCCCTTCAACCGCACGCCGGAAGGCAAGATCGACCAGCGCCGGTTCGGGGGGCACACCAGGGATCACGGCAAGGCCGCCGTGCGCAGGGCCTGCTACGCGGCCGACCGCACGGGTCACATGATCCTCCAGACGCTGTACCAGAACTGCGTCAAGCACGGCATCGAGTTCTTCAACGAGTTCTACGTGCTCGACATCTCCATCACCGAGACGGCCGACGGTCCCGTCGCCTCCGGCGCGGTCGCCTACGAACTCGCCACCGGCGAGATCCACGTCTTCCAGGCGAAGTCGATCGTGTTCGCGACGGGCGGGTTCGGCAAGGTCTTCAAGACCACGTCCAACGCGCACACGCTCACCGGCGACGGCATGGGCATCTACGCGCGCAAGGGCCTTCCGCTTGAGGACATGGAGTTCTACCAGTTCCACCCGACCGGCCTCGCCGGTCTCGGCATCCTGCTCACCGAGGGCGCCAGGGGTGAGGGCGCGATCCTGCGCAACGAGTCGGGCGAGCGGTTCATGGAACGCTACGCGCCGACCATCAAGGACCTCGCGCCTCGCGACATCGTCGCCAGGTCGATGGTGCTCGAAGTGCTGGAGGGCAGGGGCGCTGGGCCGAACAAGGACTACGTGTACCTCGACTGCACCCACCTCGGTGCCGAGGTGCTGGAGACCAAGCTCCCCGACATCACCGAGTTCGCCCGTACCTACCTCGGTGTCGACCCCGTCGAGGAACCGGTTCCGGTGTACCCCACCGCGCACTACGCGATGGGCGGCATCCCGACCAACGTCCACGGCGAGGCCCTGCGGGACAACGACAACGTCATCCCAGGGCTCTACGCGGCAGGCGAGGTCGCCTGTGTCTCGGTGCACGGCGCCAACCGGCTCGGCACCAACTCGCTGCTCGACATCAACGTGTTCGGCAGGAGGGCCGGTATCGCGGCAGCCGAGTACGCGGCGACGAGGGAACACGTCGAGCTTCCTGAGGACCCGGCGAAACTGGTCGAGGGCATGGTCGATCACCTGCGCACGGCGCACGGTGGCGAGCGCGTCGCCGACCTGCGCACCGAGTTGCAGCGGACCATGGACGAGAACGCGGCCGTCTACCGCACCGAGGACACGCTCAAGCAGGCGCTGACCGACGTGCAGGCGCTCAAGGAGCGCTACGGCAGGATCGCCGTGCAGGACAAGGGACTTCGCTACAACACGGACCTGCTCGAAGCCATCGAACTCGGCTTCCTGCTCGATCTGGCTGAGGTCCTTGTCAACGCGGCGCTCGCCCGCAAGGAATCGCGGGGAGGACACGCCCGCGAGGACTACCCGAACAGGGACGACGTCAACTTCATGCGGCACTCGATGTCCTACAAGCAGTTGCCGGAGAAGGAAGACCCCGACGCGCCGCTGGGCCTGACCGGGTTCACGGCCGACCTCCGGCTCGACTACAAGCCGGTGACCTTCACCAGGTACGAGCCGATGGAACGGAAGTACTGA
- a CDS encoding succinate dehydrogenase hydrophobic membrane anchor subunit encodes MADALAIDKPRSPRRPAARRSNFELYSWLFMRISGLALVVLVLGHLFIMNILDGGVHRLNFAFVAGRWASPFWQFWDLAMLWLAQIHGGNGLRTIIDDYARKDTTRFWLKMVLYVSMAVILVLGTLVVFTFDPNISAN; translated from the coding sequence ATGGCCGACGCACTGGCAATCGACAAGCCTCGCTCTCCGCGAAGGCCCGCCGCCCGGCGCAGCAACTTCGAGCTGTACAGCTGGCTGTTCATGCGCATCTCCGGCCTCGCGCTCGTGGTGCTCGTGCTCGGCCACCTGTTCATCATGAACATCCTCGACGGCGGTGTTCACCGGCTGAACTTCGCTTTCGTCGCGGGCCGCTGGGCCTCACCGTTCTGGCAGTTCTGGGATCTGGCCATGCTGTGGCTCGCGCAGATCCACGGTGGCAACGGACTGCGCACGATCATCGACGACTACGCGCGCAAGGACACCACCCGGTTCTGGCTGAAGATGGTGCTCTACGTGTCGATGGCCGTGATCCTCGTTCTCGGCACGCTGGTGGTCTTCACCTTCGATCCGAACATCTCGGCCAACTGA
- the sdhC gene encoding succinate dehydrogenase, cytochrome b556 subunit: MSTTASTAAEAAASDRTGASRRSGTFYRGDPGMWSWVLHRITGVLTFFFLFVHVLDTALVRVSPNAYDEVIATYKTPFVNLLEVALVGAVLYHALNGIRIILVDFWSKGPKYQRPMLWSIVGIWVVVMIPGTYFMLERTVSELFGGGN; the protein is encoded by the coding sequence ATGTCCACCACTGCTAGCACCGCCGCCGAGGCGGCGGCGAGTGATCGGACGGGCGCCTCACGCCGGAGCGGAACGTTCTACCGCGGAGATCCTGGCATGTGGTCCTGGGTCCTGCACCGCATCACCGGCGTGCTCACGTTCTTCTTCCTGTTCGTGCACGTTCTCGACACCGCTCTCGTCAGGGTGTCGCCGAACGCCTACGACGAGGTCATCGCGACCTACAAGACCCCATTCGTCAATCTCCTCGAAGTGGCCCTCGTCGGCGCCGTGCTCTACCACGCGCTGAACGGGATCAGGATCATCCTCGTCGACTTCTGGTCGAAGGGGCCGAAGTACCAGCGCCCCATGCTCTGGTCGATCGTCGGCATCTGGGTCGTCGTGATGATCCCCGGCACCTACTTCATGCTCGAACGCACCGTCAGCGAACTGTTCGGAGGCGGCAACTGA
- a CDS encoding BMP family lipoprotein, whose protein sequence is MRGGALAAIAMAGVLTLASCAKDSGNEGQAGGEGEEGSCVTAQAPPAPPASSSSSEADENVDASSLKVGLAYDVGGRGDASFNDAAAAGVDRATEKMGVSDSTESTAAGTESEDAKQQRLDQMASQGYNPVIAVGFAYAEALKAVAPKHPDTKFAIIDDDSVDLPNVTSLVFAEEQGSFLAGVAAVYKSKNCHIGFVGGVNTPLIQKFEAGFVQGAEAASDKVQIERDYLTPAGDITGFNDPGKGNTLANAQINKGADVVYQAAGASGKGVFEAAKSNGVLAIGVDSDQYNQKTVAEVKDVIMTSMLKRVDVAVYDYIKAIAQDDLSNMPERFDLKVDGVGYSTSGGQVDDIKPVLDGYKQQIIDGAVTVSDKVSG, encoded by the coding sequence GTGCGTGGTGGAGCGCTGGCGGCTATAGCCATGGCCGGCGTGTTGACGCTGGCGAGTTGCGCCAAGGACTCGGGCAATGAGGGCCAGGCCGGTGGTGAGGGGGAAGAGGGAAGCTGCGTCACCGCGCAGGCACCTCCCGCGCCTCCCGCCAGTTCGAGCTCCAGTGAGGCGGACGAGAACGTCGACGCCAGCTCGCTGAAGGTCGGGCTCGCCTACGACGTCGGCGGAAGGGGCGACGCGTCGTTCAACGACGCCGCCGCGGCCGGTGTCGACAGGGCCACGGAGAAGATGGGTGTCTCGGACTCGACCGAGAGCACCGCGGCGGGCACCGAGTCGGAGGACGCGAAGCAGCAGCGCCTCGACCAGATGGCCTCGCAGGGCTACAACCCGGTCATCGCCGTCGGCTTCGCCTACGCCGAGGCGCTCAAGGCCGTCGCGCCGAAGCACCCCGACACCAAGTTCGCCATCATCGACGACGACTCGGTGGATCTTCCCAACGTGACATCGCTCGTGTTCGCGGAAGAGCAAGGTTCGTTCCTCGCCGGTGTCGCCGCCGTCTACAAGAGCAAGAACTGTCACATCGGCTTCGTCGGTGGCGTCAACACGCCGCTGATCCAGAAGTTCGAGGCCGGTTTCGTGCAGGGCGCCGAGGCCGCCTCCGACAAGGTGCAGATCGAGCGCGACTACCTGACCCCCGCTGGTGACATCACCGGCTTCAACGACCCCGGCAAGGGCAACACGCTCGCCAACGCCCAGATCAACAAGGGCGCCGACGTCGTCTACCAAGCGGCGGGCGCATCGGGCAAGGGCGTGTTCGAAGCGGCGAAGAGCAACGGAGTGCTCGCCATCGGCGTCGACTCCGACCAGTACAACCAGAAGACGGTCGCGGAGGTGAAGGACGTCATCATGACCTCGATGCTCAAGCGCGTCGACGTCGCGGTGTACGACTACATCAAGGCCATCGCGCAGGACGACCTCTCCAACATGCCGGAGCGGTTCGACCTCAAGGTCGACGGCGTCGGCTACTCCACGTCGGGTGGCCAGGTCGACGACATCAAGCCTGTTCTCGACGGCTACAAGCAGCAGATCATCGACGGCGCCGTCACCGTGTCCGACAAGGTCTCGGGCTAG
- a CDS encoding ABC transporter ATP-binding protein, which produces MTDPEPVVELSGITKRFPGVVANSDVHLSVRAGEVHAVCGENGAGKSTLMKILYGMQQPDEGTITINGEPVKLRNPQDAIKAGIGMVHQHFMLADNLTVKENVLLGAEGLHGIGKKARSVLEGFAAQTGLHADLDLLVERLGVADRQRVEIVKVLYRGARIVILDEPTAVLVPQEVDALFETVRGMQRQGFTFIFISHKLDEVRAIADSVTVIRRGTTVGTVDPKTVSSRELAEMMVGSALPSPETRESTVTDRDILRVADLRLDAEGTHRALLKDITLTVHAGEVLGIAGVEGNGQTELVEAIMGMRKATSGSVELVDAEGTVHDLTKLGTLARRETGIGYIAEDRTRHGLLLNQPLWSNRILGYQTREPVSSGRLINRAAAREDTKRIVEQYDVRTPSVDVPSGALSGGNQQKLIVGRELSGNPLLLIASHPTRGVDVGAQALIWEQIRTARREGLAVLLVSADLDELIGLSDTIRVMLRGELVSEADPATVTPTELGSAMTGAATEEDV; this is translated from the coding sequence ATGACCGATCCCGAACCGGTGGTCGAGCTGAGCGGAATCACGAAACGATTCCCCGGCGTCGTCGCCAATTCCGACGTGCACCTGAGCGTACGGGCCGGCGAGGTGCACGCCGTGTGCGGCGAGAACGGCGCAGGCAAGTCGACTCTCATGAAGATCCTCTACGGCATGCAGCAGCCGGACGAGGGAACCATCACGATCAACGGTGAGCCCGTCAAGCTGCGCAACCCGCAGGACGCGATCAAGGCCGGTATCGGCATGGTCCACCAGCACTTCATGCTCGCGGACAATCTCACCGTCAAGGAAAACGTGCTGCTCGGCGCGGAGGGCCTGCACGGCATCGGCAAGAAGGCACGCTCGGTGCTGGAGGGATTCGCGGCACAGACCGGTTTGCACGCCGATCTCGACCTGCTGGTCGAACGGCTCGGAGTCGCCGACCGGCAGCGGGTGGAGATCGTCAAGGTCCTCTACCGCGGCGCGCGGATCGTGATTCTCGACGAACCGACGGCCGTGCTGGTGCCGCAGGAGGTCGACGCGCTTTTCGAGACCGTGCGCGGCATGCAGCGGCAGGGCTTCACGTTCATCTTCATCTCGCACAAGCTCGACGAGGTGCGGGCCATCGCGGATTCGGTCACCGTCATCCGGCGCGGAACGACGGTCGGCACGGTGGATCCCAAGACGGTGAGCTCCCGCGAACTGGCCGAGATGATGGTGGGCTCCGCGCTGCCGAGCCCTGAGACGCGGGAATCCACGGTGACCGACAGGGACATCCTGCGCGTCGCCGACCTGAGGCTCGATGCCGAAGGCACGCACAGGGCGCTGCTCAAGGACATCACGCTGACCGTGCACGCCGGTGAAGTGCTCGGCATCGCCGGTGTCGAGGGCAACGGGCAGACCGAACTGGTCGAGGCGATCATGGGGATGCGCAAGGCGACCTCGGGTTCGGTCGAACTCGTCGACGCCGAGGGCACCGTCCACGACCTGACCAAACTGGGCACCCTCGCCCGCCGCGAAACCGGCATCGGCTACATCGCCGAAGACCGGACCCGGCACGGGCTGCTGCTCAACCAGCCATTGTGGAGCAACCGGATCCTCGGCTACCAGACCCGCGAACCGGTCTCAAGTGGACGGTTGATCAACCGCGCGGCCGCGCGGGAGGACACCAAGCGGATCGTCGAACAGTACGACGTGCGGACGCCGAGCGTCGACGTGCCCTCCGGCGCCCTTTCCGGCGGAAACCAGCAGAAACTCATCGTCGGAAGGGAACTCTCCGGCAACCCGCTGCTGCTCATCGCCTCCCACCCGACGCGCGGCGTCGACGTCGGAGCGCAGGCCCTGATCTGGGAACAGATCCGCACCGCGCGGCGTGAGGGACTCGCGGTGCTGCTCGTCTCAGCCGACCTCGACGAGCTGATCGGACTCTCCGACACCATCAGGGTGATGCTGAGGGGCGAGCTCGTCAGCGAAGCCGACCCGGCGACCGTCACCCCGACCGAACTCGGCTCCGCCATGACCGGAGCCGCCACCGAGGAGGACGTGTGA
- a CDS encoding ABC transporter permease — MRSWRTVVLPPLLAIVFALVLSSIALLISGADPLRAFGTMGAQLFKGTTAVDTVNLATVYYIAGLAVAIGFQMNLFNIGVEGQYRFAAVVAAIIGGALQLPPVLHMLVILLVAVFAGAFYALLPAILKVTRGVSEVITTIMLNSIVFGIVAFLINPDQFGVLHGNNVSTEEIDSSGWIPGIPLGAAGTLFGAVVLALLLGGGYWFMLNRTRFGFELKASGESPTAAAAGGVSSKKMTMTAMLLSGAVAGLIAMPELLGRDHEYAMTATQGYGFIGIAVALLGRNHPAGIALGALLWAFLDKSAVSLEQIQVPREIATIIQGTIVLSVVVAYEIVKRADLAAEQRKVGRAGRNGSPASVSEGGAV; from the coding sequence GTGAGGTCCTGGCGCACGGTGGTGTTGCCACCGCTGCTCGCGATTGTCTTCGCGCTCGTACTCTCGTCGATCGCGCTGCTCATTTCCGGCGCCGATCCGTTGCGGGCGTTCGGCACCATGGGTGCCCAGCTCTTCAAAGGCACGACCGCCGTCGACACCGTCAACCTCGCGACCGTCTACTACATCGCGGGGCTCGCGGTCGCGATCGGGTTCCAGATGAACCTGTTCAACATCGGGGTCGAGGGGCAGTACCGGTTCGCGGCCGTCGTCGCGGCCATCATCGGTGGTGCGCTGCAATTGCCCCCGGTGCTGCACATGCTGGTGATCCTGCTCGTCGCCGTCTTCGCCGGCGCCTTCTACGCGTTGCTTCCCGCGATCCTCAAGGTGACCAGAGGCGTCAGCGAGGTCATCACGACGATCATGCTGAACTCCATCGTGTTCGGCATCGTCGCCTTCCTCATCAACCCCGACCAGTTCGGCGTGCTGCACGGCAACAACGTGAGCACAGAGGAAATCGACTCGTCCGGCTGGATCCCCGGCATCCCGCTCGGCGCCGCCGGAACCCTGTTCGGCGCGGTGGTGCTGGCTCTGCTGCTCGGCGGCGGCTACTGGTTCATGCTCAACCGCACCAGATTCGGTTTCGAACTCAAGGCCAGCGGCGAGTCGCCGACGGCCGCCGCGGCGGGCGGGGTCAGCTCCAAGAAGATGACGATGACGGCGATGCTGCTCTCCGGTGCCGTCGCGGGTCTGATCGCGATGCCGGAACTGCTCGGCCGCGACCACGAGTACGCCATGACCGCGACCCAGGGCTACGGGTTCATCGGCATCGCGGTCGCGCTGCTCGGCCGCAACCACCCAGCCGGGATCGCGCTGGGCGCGCTGCTGTGGGCTTTCCTCGACAAGTCGGCCGTCTCGCTCGAACAGATCCAGGTTCCGCGCGAGATCGCCACGATCATCCAGGGCACCATCGTGCTCTCGGTCGTCGTCGCCTACGAGATCGTCAAGCGCGCCGACCTCGCCGCCGAACAGCGCAAGGTGGGCAGAGCGGGCCGCAACGGCAGTCCCGCCAGTGTGAGTGAAGGGGGTGCGGTGTGA
- a CDS encoding ABC transporter permease, which translates to MMPAPQQKRAMPGWARGMLWAVVAIGVLSTTSYLTGMNTLTSSNTAQTALRLALPILLAGLGGLWAERSGVINIGLEGMMILGTWGAAWGAYYGGVWVGLLAAIAFGALGGLLHAVATVTFNVNHIVSGVAINLLGLGVAKYLATLVFEPLSGNPRQSPPVPKFETYSATGLSDWLGGLEDAQRVVLSDVAGLVRGLITQVSPLAMIAILLVPLSYVVLWRTRFGLRLRSCGENPVAAESLGINVYGYKYSALAISGGLAGMGGASLVLLPGGADYLENQTNGRGYIGLAAMIFGNWRPGGLLGGAALFGYSDGLQLAGGGQAVLALCYAAVLLLGVIVVIQLIRRKWIAAALGVVGAGILYFIYWSNDELPRDLIPYTPHFVTIIVLAVAAQRLRPPKAIGARYRRGEGD; encoded by the coding sequence ATGATGCCGGCGCCGCAACAAAAACGGGCGATGCCGGGCTGGGCTCGCGGCATGCTGTGGGCCGTCGTCGCCATCGGCGTACTGTCCACGACCTCGTATCTGACGGGGATGAACACGCTGACGTCGAGCAACACGGCGCAGACCGCGCTGAGGCTCGCGCTGCCGATCCTGCTCGCCGGTCTCGGCGGGCTGTGGGCCGAGCGCTCCGGTGTGATCAACATCGGCCTCGAAGGCATGATGATCCTCGGAACGTGGGGCGCCGCCTGGGGCGCCTACTACGGCGGCGTGTGGGTCGGCCTGCTCGCCGCGATCGCCTTCGGCGCCCTCGGCGGCCTGCTGCACGCCGTCGCGACGGTGACGTTCAACGTCAACCACATCGTCTCCGGTGTCGCCATCAACCTGCTCGGTCTCGGGGTGGCGAAGTATCTCGCGACCCTGGTGTTCGAACCGTTGTCCGGCAATCCCCGGCAGTCGCCGCCGGTCCCGAAGTTCGAAACCTATTCCGCGACGGGCCTCTCCGACTGGCTCGGCGGCCTCGAAGACGCGCAACGCGTCGTGCTCTCCGATGTCGCCGGTCTGGTCAGGGGCCTGATCACGCAGGTGTCGCCGCTGGCGATGATCGCGATCCTGCTGGTTCCGCTCAGTTATGTCGTGTTGTGGCGCACCAGGTTCGGCCTCCGGTTGCGCTCGTGTGGAGAGAACCCGGTCGCCGCCGAATCGCTCGGCATCAACGTCTACGGGTACAAGTACTCCGCGCTGGCGATCTCGGGTGGCCTCGCCGGCATGGGCGGTGCCTCGCTCGTGCTGCTTCCCGGCGGCGCCGACTATCTGGAGAACCAGACCAACGGCCGTGGTTACATCGGGCTCGCCGCGATGATCTTCGGCAACTGGCGGCCGGGCGGGTTGCTCGGTGGCGCGGCGCTGTTCGGCTACTCCGACGGGCTTCAGCTCGCCGGAGGCGGACAGGCCGTGCTCGCGCTGTGCTACGCCGCCGTGCTGCTGCTCGGCGTCATCGTCGTCATCCAGTTGATCAGGCGCAAGTGGATCGCCGCCGCGCTCGGCGTCGTCGGCGCGGGCATCCTGTACTTCATCTACTGGTCCAACGACGAACTGCCGCGTGACCTGATCCCGTACACGCCGCACTTCGTGACCATCATCGTGCTCGCCGTCGCCGCGCAACGATTGCGACCGCCGAAAGCGATCGGCGCGCGCTACCGGAGAGGGGAAGGCGACTGA
- a CDS encoding cytidine deaminase yields MNQAVEPDWTALRAAAVTAAESAYAPYSGLHVGVAALVDDGRVVTGCNVENASYGLGLCAECTMAGQLRLSGGGRLVAVACRGGSGELLMPCGRCRQILFELGGGDCLVDTPRGVVPMTEVLPDAFGPEDLPR; encoded by the coding sequence ATGAACCAGGCCGTCGAACCCGACTGGACGGCGTTGCGCGCGGCGGCGGTGACCGCGGCGGAATCGGCGTATGCCCCGTACTCGGGGTTGCACGTCGGTGTCGCCGCGCTCGTCGACGACGGCAGGGTCGTCACCGGGTGCAACGTCGAGAACGCCTCCTACGGCCTCGGCCTGTGCGCCGAATGCACGATGGCCGGCCAGCTCCGGCTTTCCGGAGGCGGAAGACTCGTCGCGGTCGCCTGCCGAGGCGGATCGGGTGAACTGCTGATGCCGTGTGGACGATGCAGGCAGATCCTGTTCGAACTGGGCGGAGGCGACTGCCTCGTGGACACGCCGCGAGGCGTGGTGCCGATGACCGAGGTGCTGCCGGACGCGTTCGGCCCCGAGGACCTTCCCCGATGA
- a CDS encoding thymidine phosphorylase: MSGQPFAAVDVIRAKRDGGTLTGEQIDWIIGAYTRGAVAEEQMAALAMAIFLRGMDSAETARWTGAMIDSGERLSLRVERPTVDKHSTGGVGDKITLPLAPLVAACGAAVPQLSGRGLGHTGGTLDKLESIPGWRAELPTEHIVRQLDTVGAVVCAATPSLAPADRKLYALRDVTGTVESVPLIASSIMSKKIAEGAGALVLDVKAGSGAFMKTVRQAEELAAALVEIGAAHGVATSALLTGMSTPLGAAVGNAVEVAEAVDVLRGGGPSDVVELTLALATEMLALAGISGVDPARVLASGEAYETWCRMISAQGGDPEAPLPEAAHVTVVPAPETGTLTALDAYAVGVAAWRLGAGRARKEDPVQAAAGIRCLAKPGERVSEGQPLLELHTDTAEAVPSALAALEGAYPIGDDTGNDDAPAGSGKGVVLKTIRS, encoded by the coding sequence ATGAGCGGGCAACCGTTCGCCGCGGTCGACGTCATCCGCGCCAAACGCGACGGCGGCACGCTGACCGGCGAACAGATCGACTGGATCATCGGCGCCTACACCAGGGGAGCCGTCGCCGAGGAACAAATGGCGGCACTGGCCATGGCGATCTTCCTGCGGGGCATGGATTCCGCCGAGACGGCCCGCTGGACCGGGGCGATGATCGACTCCGGCGAGCGGCTCTCGCTCAGGGTCGAGCGGCCCACCGTCGACAAGCACTCGACGGGAGGGGTCGGCGACAAGATCACGTTGCCGCTGGCCCCGCTCGTCGCCGCGTGCGGCGCCGCTGTTCCCCAGCTGTCGGGAAGGGGACTCGGCCACACCGGCGGCACGCTCGACAAACTCGAATCGATTCCGGGCTGGCGCGCGGAGTTGCCGACGGAGCACATCGTCAGGCAACTCGACACCGTCGGCGCCGTCGTGTGTGCTGCGACGCCGTCACTGGCGCCTGCCGACCGGAAGCTCTACGCGCTGCGCGACGTCACCGGCACCGTCGAATCGGTTCCGCTGATCGCCAGCTCGATCATGAGCAAGAAGATCGCCGAAGGCGCCGGCGCGCTCGTGCTCGACGTCAAGGCCGGGTCCGGTGCCTTCATGAAAACCGTGCGGCAGGCCGAAGAACTCGCCGCCGCGCTCGTGGAAATCGGTGCCGCGCACGGGGTCGCGACGAGCGCGCTGCTGACCGGCATGAGCACCCCGCTCGGTGCCGCGGTCGGCAACGCCGTCGAGGTCGCCGAAGCCGTCGACGTGCTTCGCGGCGGCGGCCCTTCCGACGTCGTCGAGCTGACACTGGCGCTGGCGACCGAGATGCTTGCGCTCGCCGGTATTTCCGGGGTCGATCCCGCGCGGGTGCTCGCCTCGGGCGAGGCATACGAGACGTGGTGCCGGATGATCAGCGCGCAGGGCGGTGATCCGGAAGCTCCACTGCCGGAGGCCGCACACGTGACCGTCGTGCCCGCACCGGAAACCGGCACGCTGACGGCACTCGACGCTTACGCCGTCGGGGTCGCCGCGTGGCGGCTCGGCGCGGGAAGGGCCCGCAAGGAAGACCCGGTGCAGGCCGCGGCAGGGATCCGTTGTCTGGCCAAACCGGGTGAGCGGGTGAGCGAGGGACAGCCGCTGCTCGAACTGCACACCGACACCGCCGAAGCGGTCCCCTCGGCGCTCGCCGCGCTGGAGGGCGCCTACCCGATCGGCGACGACACCGGAAACGACGACGCCCCCGCCGGTTCCGGCAAGGGCGTCGTGCTGAAAACCATCAGGTCCTGA
- a CDS encoding PA containing protein translates to MTTDNHLAAPSFDRMRNMLVRAAEVRESEQQQIFDALDDIYARLAPVDSLGAVRKRLSELPDRTEVSVLAERLDEAMTRLEAQDNALADLGRAVEAIVDKLAKPFAQLDGRLDGVAARFEGVAGRMDGLEDKLGNIHRRLDELNGHLDKQDDKIDAVPALAHGPVRERIDSLESGLKERVDRLDSDTKERIGSTGETLRTSLNETAEVLDSSDRLDKLGERLDTVTARLDDITGRIDKVEDGVVAQLGDLDGSVKSGLSKVEGTLSKQPDNDYFSSVVRKSNEESERRIGGQLDEAMATFAELMLGGGPAPQTVAVAPPAPRQPRRRNGRTQKGSDSKAKSNASGDSSESED, encoded by the coding sequence GTGACGACTGACAACCACCTCGCAGCCCCATCCTTTGACCGGATGCGCAACATGTTGGTGCGCGCCGCCGAGGTCCGTGAGAGCGAACAGCAGCAGATCTTCGACGCGCTCGACGACATCTACGCCAGGCTCGCGCCGGTGGATTCGCTGGGCGCTGTGCGCAAGCGGCTGTCAGAACTGCCCGACCGTACCGAGGTCAGCGTTCTGGCAGAACGCCTCGACGAGGCCATGACCAGGCTGGAGGCGCAGGACAACGCGCTGGCCGACCTGGGAAGGGCGGTCGAGGCCATCGTCGACAAACTGGCGAAGCCCTTCGCGCAACTCGACGGAAGGCTCGACGGGGTCGCGGCCCGGTTCGAGGGCGTCGCGGGCCGCATGGACGGCCTTGAGGACAAGCTGGGCAACATCCACCGCAGGCTCGACGAGCTCAACGGGCACCTCGACAAGCAGGACGACAAGATCGACGCCGTCCCCGCCTTGGCGCACGGCCCGGTCAGGGAGCGCATCGACTCGCTGGAGTCCGGTTTGAAGGAGCGCGTCGACCGGCTCGACTCCGACACCAAGGAGCGCATCGGCTCTACCGGTGAGACGCTGCGGACCTCGCTCAACGAGACCGCCGAGGTTCTGGACTCCTCCGACCGCCTCGACAAGCTCGGCGAACGCCTCGACACCGTCACCGCACGGCTCGACGACATCACCGGCCGGATCGACAAGGTCGAGGACGGCGTCGTCGCGCAGCTCGGCGACCTCGACGGCTCGGTGAAGTCGGGACTGTCGAAGGTCGAGGGCACGCTCTCGAAGCAGCCCGACAACGACTACTTCAGCTCGGTTGTGCGCAAGAGCAACGAGGAATCGGAGCGGCGCATCGGCGGCCAGCTCGACGAGGCCATGGCCACCTTCGCCGAGCTGATGCTCGGTGGTGGCCCCGCGCCACAGACCGTCGCGGTCGCTCCGCCCGCTCCCCGCCAGCCGCGCAGGCGCAACGGGCGCACGCAGAAGGGCTCCGACTCGAAGGCCAAGTCCAACGCCTCAGGCGACTCCTCGGAGTCGGAAGACTAA